actagtACTGTGCAAATATTCGGAGATCTAGGGAATCCACACTCGATTGGATGCTAGAGACTGGCTTATTAGGGTGAAATGACTGTAATCGAACACCTACCTAAAGAAATTGATCTATTGAAGAAGCAAGATTGGCTGGGGGAATAAAGAACTTGGAAGATTCGGCGtcacgacatcgatatataTATCCGAGGAACACCAATCTTCCTGATCTAAGCTCGAGTCAGCTGAATTCAACCTTCACCGACGGACTCGGTTTATACGGTTGATACATAGTACAGATTCAGTTATCCGTGCAACCTTTAAGAATTCCTTGGAACATAAAGAAAGCGCAAGAGCAACGGAGTGGACAAGGGTTCCCTGTCCTCATCCCCACGAGGCGATTGACTCcagggaagaagaagcaaGGAGCTAGACAGGTAGGCACAAACCATACGCAAACACACAAACTACATGCAGCAGTTTGTCATTCCAAACATATCATTGAACACGTACTGCAGAGCATCAGAAAGAACTCGTTTTCTCACTCAGCCATGTTAccctttcccaaatcctcgGCACTGTTTCTTTTCTCTTCATACAACCATGCCTCCCCAAAAAAGCAGCGAAACACTCGTGCCTCTTCTAGCAGAATAATGCAGCCATTATATTAGTTCAGAACCAAAAACTAGTATGCACGTAGTAAGGTGGGCGGGTATTCGATCGGGATGGATCGAgggcgagagagagagaaacccaaatcgctgctgctgctgtttctGTCGGAGTACACCAAACCAAAAGCCGGAAAACCAAAGACGGGAGAACACGAGAATATGAGCCCCAATAGTCCCGAACCTACTCCCTCGAAAATGGAAACCCGCGGAAAAAAGACAAAGCAGTTCATGCATGCCCGTAGTCTATGTGTCTATTACAACTGTCCAGAAAGAATCGCTTCGGTCGCTATTATCATCACCACACGTCAGCTCGCCGTTCTATCTCTATTGTTTCtcagggaaaaaaaggagagGGGAAAGAGAGAACTAACCGCTGTTGATATAGGCCCGCTTCGAGTCAAGCGGCACGCCAAAGCGCCGCTCCAGCTCCTGCTTGACACCCTTCTTGGTGACCGTCATAAGGTCGGCGGTGCGCAAGATCTCCCTGATCTCTGCCAGCAGCGCGTCGTCACTGGGCATGCCGGCCAGGTTGGTCATTTCCAGGTCCTGTTGTGACTGTGACGCGCCCGGGAACTGTGACCCGCCGAACTGGCTTTGCCGGTGGTTGTTGCCGCCGAGCATCTCCGAGGCCGCCAGCGACATACggctcggcgccgccgggaTGCCCGGATAGCCCGAGATGGAGCCCGGGCGGCTGGGCGTGTAGCCGCCATACTCGGACATGGGGTGATTGGCGCGGGTCGCGTACGAGTAGCCCGAGACCTCGGAGCGCGTATCGTCGTGCAGGCCGCTCTGGGTCTGGGCCTCCCACAGCTCGGCCTGGTAGTCCTCCCACTTCTTGCGCGGGATGCTGGCCGGGTCGAACTTGCCCTCGTCCGAGATGACAATCTTCTTGCCCTTCTCACCCGCCACGATACGCGTGTTGCCCCAGTTGAAGTCGTCCATGTGCCAGAAGGCGTAGAGCGGCAGGGCGAAGCTGAAGACGGGTATCGCAATCACGTACAGAATCATCCAACCAATCATCTCCCACTTGCGACGCAAGATGAAGATGATGGCCTGCAAGCCGTAGATCacgccgaggaggacgaaCGCCAGGATGGGTACGACCGTTCCCCGCTCGACGACCATAACGATGAGGTAAACAATGTAGGCCAGAAGGACAGGCTGAACGATGGTGGAGAGCAGGTCGATGAAGACGATGAACCGCATGCTGAAGCAGCAGAAACCGCACAGCTGGTTCATGGGCATGAGCTCAATCAGGTTGTGCACGGTCGAGTTGATCCAGCGGCGGCGCTGCGAGAGGAACACCTTCCACGAGTCCGGAGCGATTGTCCATGCGTGCGCGCGGGAGATGTACTTGGTCTTGTATCTGTTGTGGTACTTGAGCAAGAGCGTGGTGAGATAGCGATCCTCGCCCAGATGCAGCAGGTTCTTCATGTGGAGCGTGTCCACCCGGATGGTCGAGTACGCCTCGACGACTTCGCGGCTGACGAAGAGAGGCTTCCCCGTCTCGGCGGCGCGGATGCGGTACATCGAGAAACAGCCGGGCAAGCAGGTGACGGAACCGAAGAGCGACTCGAAGGCCTTGGCGAGATTGTGCGAGATGTAGTACTCGTAGACCTGAATCATGGTGACGAAGGACGATTTGGCATTGCTCAGGGCCGTCTCGCCGCAGACGGCGATGAGGCGGGTATCGTCGAGGAAGGCCGACACCATGCGCGTGGCCGAATCCTGAGCAACGACCGTGTCGGCGTCGATCTGGAGGAGGTATTCGTAAAAGGTCGGGTTGACGCCAATGACATTGCGGATCTGGTGGTACATCTCGAGCTCGAGGGGGCTCATGGGCAGGTTGTAGTGCACGCGGTTGAGGAAGCGCATCAAGATCATCTGCGAGTCTCGCTTGCCACGGTTTCCGGGGCGGGACACCTCGGAGGGCTTGCCGACCTTGACCACGACGAGGAAGGGCACGATGTGGCCCTGCACCTCGTACAGGCCCGAGTATACCTTGCCCATGTTGTGCTGCTTGAGGCCTTCGCCGAGCGACTCGAAGCTCAGCGGCTCAGGATCGACCGCCTCGGAAACACCAAGAATGTCGAGCACGATGCGCGGCGTCGGCCGATCGTTGCCCTGGCCGATAATCATACCGTCACAAATGATAACGAGGAGCTTGCGCTTGTCATCGTAGTGCATGCGTGCCGCAGAGTCGAGGGCACGGCGGATGGACTCCTCGTCTTCGGTGTAGACCGGGATCTGGCACATGATGAACTTGTCCAGATTTTCGGGCATATTCTTGGTGCTAAACTGGAGGGCGGCGAAGAACTTGAAGGCGATGATACTGCCAAGGAGGACCGACACGGACAGGACCAGGTACTCGGCAAACTTGCACTTTGCGGACGCGCGCGTGTCCAAGTCTGCGACGTAGAAGAGGTTGTCGAGACACAGCTGCATCGCCCTCTTCATGTTGGCATCGATACCCAACGACTGCCACAGGGCCGTGATATCGTCGCCGGATCTCTGCTGGAAGAGTTGCACGACGAGCGGATGCATGAAGTCGGTGGCGGTCGGGTCCGATGGCGGCGGCATCCCTGGTGGGTTCTTCTGCCGGCGGCCGTTCTGAGTGTATTTTGTCAAGTCGTAGACACGGTTGTTGAGGATCGCAATCGTCATTGCCTGCTTGGTGCTGAGCGTCCGGACGTACTGGGCCGAGTAGCCCACGTTGCCAACTTTGTAGTTGGCCCTCAGCATCTTCATCTGCTGCGCGAACCAGTCCGGCCGGCTGTCGTTGGTGAAGTAGCGGAAGTCGTGATACTTGGAATTCATATCCTGGCTGCTGATAACGGCCACAGACCCGGTGACATTAGTGTCCTTGTAGTCAAGGAGGACGGCCGGATCGATGCTGCCGTGCTGACCCTGGCAGAGCGCCGAAACCTGTACGGGGAAGAGCGAGGTGATATCCATGCCGGCGTACTGGGTCAGCATCTTTTGCGGCAGATATGTGGGATAGTGGCGCGGGGCAAAAGCACCAATGTCGAATATCTGGCCGCGGATCGAGGCGTAAGCGGGCCGGCCGTCCTTCCCGTCGTAGCGTGACAGTTCCTCCGGACTGTAGACGTACTGGTGCGGGCAAATCAACATGGGAAAGGCGACCATGAAGAAGGCAGCCAGCAGACAGCTGAACCAGATGATCATGTTGATGGCCATCTTCTCGCGCCACGCCATCCGGACATCCTTGCGCTGCATGCGGCCGATCCACCGGACGAGGAAGTCGGGGATGAAGAAGGTCAGGAGATGGACGACAAAGACCCAGCGCTTCCGGCTGGGGCTGTCCTTGTACTCCTCCACCTCCTGCATCTCCTTCTCGTTGCCGCGCTCGGCCATCTGCTCGCGGGTGTCCAGGTTCTTAAACATGTCGCCGCCCCCGAAGGCCGACGCACCCGCGTCAGAGCGCGCGTCCACGTCATTGCTGCCAAAATAGCCAGCCTTCTTCTCGGGATTGAAGCTGGCCGGTGTGGCTCCGCCGGACATGAGCAGACGTTCCTTGGAGACGCCGAATGGGTCCGCGGGGGTACCCATGCCGTCTCCTGCGTCCGAGGGCAGTCCGTAGCGGCCGGACTGCGAGAAGCTGTCGCCCAGCTGCGCGATCTCCATCCAGACGCGCTCGCTAAGGAAGACACCCGTGGCGCCAATGGCGACTTCGTTGCTCGGCCACCGCTTCTCGTCGACCACCATCTCCACCTTCTCGCGCTCGCTGCCCACGACCGCGGTCTCGGGATCCGCCAACCCCAAGAACTCACCAAACGGCAAGAACAAGCTGAAGTCGGCGGACCGCAGGCGCTGGCTGATCTCGGCAATGCCAAACGTCTGCAGCTGCGCGCGCACGCATTTGCTGTCGAACTGATTCGCGATGCGCCTGTCATTGGGTTTGAGACAGAAAACAAAATAGCAGTTCGTGCCCGGCGCCGTGACCGACTTTGTGACGTTCTCCAGGGCCGAGAGAAACTGGCCGGAAGCGCCCTGTTCCGACGTGCGCGCACTGCCGGTCCGCTTGTCCCCCGGGTCGCTGCCCTGCCCAGCCGACAGATCCCTCTCCATGGCGCGTTGGCGCGCATTCAGAGCAGCGGCGGACCGCCCGCGCTTTGACATGATGCTCGGCGCGCGCATCGGCCGAGAGCTCACCGAGGCTTGCATGACGGTTGTCCGCTCCTGGGGATGGACAACCGTCTGGAGGACCTCCTGGCCAAAAAGACGGGCGACAAACGAGCTCTTGCTGGAATTGATAAGGTTCATGAGGTCACCCGAGATGACTTCGCCGTTCTCCTCCACCAGCCCCTTGACGGGATAATCGACTTCGCCGGCAAAGTGCTTGACGGTGAAGGTGGCGGCAGTGTTTTCGGTGAAGAAATTGCTCCCGGGCAGCTTGGCCGTGGCAGCACCAACGCTGATGGCAGGATTCTTTCCCTCGAAGCGCTTGCGCAGGCTCTCCAGCATCTGCATGTCGGtgcggtggcggcgggttTGGTCGTCCAGGATGGAGAGCAGGCCGTTGCCCGGCTTCAGCAGCCCCTTGACGGCGTCCGAGTTGTCAAAGTAGCTGGTCGGGGGCACGGATACCTCTTCGGTCTCGAGCATCTCCGCCTTGCGGTCAAAAAAGTTCTGAAGGGCCAGGTTATAGAGCGACTCGGTGGCGGCATTGGTTAGGAGCTGATCGAGCGTGGAGCCGGTTGACGATTGTTGCTGGAAGCCCGGGAAGTCAATGATGGAGATGGTGTTGGAAATCGAGTCCTCGGAGGCACACAATTTCTGGTTGATGCTCTCTATCACGTAGGCGACGAGAAGCGAGTACAGTGTCCGGGCGAGCTCGTTCGCGTTCGCCCGAGCACCGGCCGGGTCGAGCAGGACCGTCACCCTCTCCTTGTGGATCATCTTCGTCTTGTAACCCAATGTGGTCTGGAGGTCTGCGGCGCTGACCCCGAGGAACGCGGCGATGATGCCCAGGACATCCTTGTTCTTGACCGTGGTGGTGGCCTGGCCGCCTTCGTGTGAAAAGCCACCGCTATCATCGCCCGTCACGGTCGTGTTGGCGGTAGTCTCGAACTCCAGCTGGCCAATGTGCAAGATGCTGGCCAGAATCTGACAAATCTCGGCGATCTCACTGCGGGGGAATTCGAGTTTCCGCAGGGCCGTCTTGAAGAGCTGGAACCCCTCGGCATCGTTGATTCCCACTTTGAGCTGCGTAGGGTGACCCAGGTACTTCCACCGCTTCTGTGGCGTGTCGAAGCCGAGATGAGCCTTCTCGGCGGGGCTCGTTCCCGCTAGCAGGTAGTACAACACGTGAAAGTTGCGCTCACCGGTGGGAACATCCGTAATCCGGCTCCGTTCCAGTCGATGATCCAGCAGCTTAGCGCCAAGGAGAACGGGGTTTGTCGATGAAGTCGTGTCGTACTGGAGCTCGTAGAAGAGACCAGCCTTGGAGGCTGTGGGTGTGGTGGCGGTCTTGGTCGTGGTGAGGGTGTCGAAGACGTACGCCGCAAGCGATACCTTGGCGGAGAGGGGGGTGGAGGAGCGGTTGAGCAGCGAAGTCAGGAGGTGAGAGCGCACCGTCGTCTTCCCTGAGCCAGATTCACCACTGCCGGCAATGTTAGTCCCGCTTCCTCAAGCATTGAAAAACAAAAAGGGGCTGTCGTACAGGAAGAGTATGGCCTGGTTTTCTGAGCGGTGTCCCAGCCGGAGCAGGGCCCTATCTGCCAtatcctcggcggcggcctgggcGGACGAGCCATCACCCTTAGTCGAGCTCGTGTATGTATTGGTACAGATGATGGCGTGGGACGAGAGGCGGGCGGTCGGGATGGAGACATGGAAACGGCTGGCGAGGTGAGCCGTCAACTGCGCATCCGACTGGTAATGGGCCGGCAGCGAGGGCAGGGAGGCCTGCGTATGAGCAGCCCCTCCGGCGTTCGCGCCGAGAGGCGGAAGGTTGAGCGCCATGGTGGACGGCGCGGCCGGGAGCTGGCCGTGGTCAACGGTAGGTATACAGCGGCTTCCCAGAGGCGATAACCAGACGGGGCGTCAGTCGTCGGTGTTGTTTTTCTAGTCTGGTTTGTGTCCTTGGACACCGGGAGAGAGTCTTGTTCCTCTGCAGCAAGCCAAGGTTCGGGGTTCCGGGCCCGTTGGCGGCAATGGCAGGGGCCTCGACTACCCGCAATCTCGATTTGCGAAGGCtaataaaaaaaagaaaaattaAAATAAGGCTAGCGGGTAGAAGCAGATGCTAGAACGAATGGTATATGAAGATGTGCCAAAGAAACAACCCCTGGAACGAACGTGTGCCAAAACGAAGGACACGGGGTAGTGAGCGTTGACAAAATGTCTGGCGGGACTGGGGAAGTCGCCTGGGCGATGGATGGAACAGAATGCAAGCCTTCTCGGCCCAGCGAGACTTCAACTGAAAGCGCTCTGTTTGCACGCGCTGAGCTGGCTTTGGCTGGGCCCGAGCCAGGCTGGGAAAGGGGGGAGCGGCCGTGTCCTCCGGGAGGAATCCCTGCTACGGAAGGCGCCATCGACCAAGTGCGAAGATTCATACGAACTGGCGCCTCCGATGGACTCCACCTGATTGgcaggaggggggggggggccaaGCCGGACAAGCATTGGATCACAGCTCCAGGAGTGGCCCAAAATAAACAAGATCTGGAACGCAACCTTCCATCGTATACACTCTGGATGCCACCCACCGGGACTCGTTCATGCACAGTCTGGCCTACCATAGAACCACTTCGAAGAAACCTCTCCTTCACGCACTACAGCAGCTTTGGTTGGGATTGTTTCTGCTTCGTAGTTTATAGTCCCGGAGCGCTTCAACTCGACTCGTGACCAGGATCAGGTCGTTCCCGCATCAGCCAGGTCTCAACCCCATTGGGAGTGGATCGCATTTCAGGACCAGGAGTTGGGGGAAGCAGGGGTTGGTTGGCCGGTTGGTACGGAGTAACTTGCATTTCAGACTTCGCTAGGCGACATTCCCCCGACATGACTCCTCGATAGCTGCATATCTCTGAATAAGTTTTGTGGAAGCTCAGGAATCGGCCTTTGGGTAGGTACTTGCTTACTGTGTACTGTGCGAGCGCAGCATATTTATTCTTCTCTTTTGGCTCTTTTGGGGATTCTTCGAACAAACCCGGAAGTTGTGTCTTTTTCAACCCGTAACCCATCGGATCCTCGGGGTGCGTGGGAATgcactgtacggattacgggaTACGGTATAGTTAGCACTTGCGCAGTCTACCAAAAGCTTGGTCAAGTTGCACATCGGTATCTAGCCGAGTGTAACACGACCACCATCCTCTGGCGCCTGTTCCTCTTCATTGGCTTTGCTTGGCCGAGTGGCAAAACATAGCACAGAAAGGAGGGGTCTTAGCACGAAGCCTCTATCGGAGGTTGCTTTGCTGCATCAGTGCTCGGACATCGGAGGAATCCTGTATGGTGGCTGATTGACCTCTTTTTCATCCTTCTTATTCCTTCCAGAAGAGCCAGATGAGATGTTGGTTGTTGGTAAAAGGTTCGCTGTGCCGTTGAGTACCAGTACCTTGTTTGGATGCGTTTCAAGTTCTGCTTCTCTGCGGCCCACGCCAGGCAGTATCAACTGCGTAGGTGTTAGGGGTTAGAAGGGTGGAGAGGACCGAGCCACAACTGAGCAACAAACACACTGTCCCGCTACTGATCACAAAGGCTCATGTTGTGATCACATTGACATCCGAGGTCTAATCTGATCTACATTTATTTAGCCAGCATTTGTATCCTCGACATTTCAAGACATTGAACAGCCCCGTATGTAGGATGGAAGCGGAGGTCCGGATTTAAAGATTGTATGTACTATACGGACGTACATTTGTACATACCTATACATGATGTGCTACCCTGTATATACAAGTACCTTCCATAATACCCAGGGCAGCTATCTGGTTTCCTACCTATTGGTAGATATATCGAGTACCTCATCTTCAGAGACATCTGTAAAAGAATCCAGCATATCAAGTACGTGCCAAATAATGGGTTTAGAAACTCAACTTTCCAAGAGCAATAGGTACAGTcgcatacatacacacataAATCCTTTCTCATTAGCAGTATTGCTCTGGCCAATGCCGTTACGCAGCATATGCGAGTAAGCTCCAAGCTATAGACTAGGTAGCTGTCCCGTGGAAGCGACACGAGGCAAGGATCAGCGAGTAAAAAAAGACTAGCCACTACTGTGGAAATGATGCCTGCGAAGGCTGTCCATCCAATACATACACGGTGTATAGTAATCCGAGGGACCTAGCGAAAGAAAATGCGAGTCATCGGTCTAGTGTATGCACAGGGCCTCATGGTACTGTTGCCAACAACATCAATACCGTGCATAGGACGGAGTTTGTGCGGACAATCGTGCCAGAACAGTTATAACCACAGTGTCGGGTGCGTGATCCAGGTTTGGTGTGCTCGTGTGGAGTGCATCATCTGGTCGGACGCCCCGTCCGATGCTGTCAGGCCCTCGTATTCGACCGCCGGGAACTACCGCAGACCCTTTTTTAGGCCTGCACTGCCGCGCTGCTTCAGAAGCCTCCCCTCCAGTCATCCACCTGACGCCACTCACCAGCTGCAACGACGCGGAGATCCGCTTGGATGAACGGGCGGCAAAGAACTGAACTTATCGAAGATCTCTCCCTCCCAAGACACATTGAGGAGACGCTGCGACAGAGTCCAAACCTCCATAGAGCGCATAAATTGTATGGAGCAGAGCACTGCGTTTTGTGAATGCAGGGCAGTCACATCTTGTGTATGCACGTAGCGAGCTCTATTTCTGCTCGTTAATTCAACGAGTACCGAATAGAAcatggtttttttttttttcttgccAAGTAACTACGAGCGTGTGCTGAGTGCATTCCCCGTCATTCCAGGTCCGATCCGGCGTTGGCCTAGAATTTTCCGCGGCACATCACGCAAATCCCGGTCCACACCAGGTCCGATCCACACACACAGGTTTTGCTTGGCCTGGTTCTGCGCAACTGGTCGATTTCGCCCGCCGCAGCCACCTCGTACGACCGGCACGATGGATCTTTTCTGGGCAAGCACCCCTGGGGCACAACCACCCGACCATGCAAGCTGCCCTGCCGCCAACACGCTCGCTTGTGTCTGCTCAATTGGGTGCATTTTCCGGCCGCAGTTTGCCTTTGGCAACAAATCTCCTTGTTGCGTTTTTGTATTCGAACCGTCTCACTCGCTCTGACGGGtacctttcttttttttttttcggtcgttgtttttttccctttcgaACGTCTGTCTGGCGCGATTTCCCCCTTTTTGGGTTCTCGGGCTCCCTAATTCTCTTGCCTGCTAAGGGAAGGGGCACCGGGGAGGCACAGGATTCCTTGATCCGTTGCCGCCACGACCAGCCCGCATTCTCCGCCAGAACCCGACCACAACACGACTCATCCGGCCACCACTCGCTAGGTTCAATATTGCTATCAGTCGTTCTATCCTGTTTTAGTTTAGGTTGTACAGCCCATTTGGACGAGCCTCTGGAGCGCTGCACAACCAGGAGACCTGGCTGTCAACATCACCGCAAACACCGCCATCCGAGGAGAATCCAAGAGCAACGCCCCTCCGTCCTGGCTAGTTGAGTCGAGCCCGCGTTTTCGGCCGTGTCCCTCTTGGGGGGCCGCAACCTACCGCTCGACAGCATGGCGAACCGCATGTCCGTGTACTCGATGGCCTCAGAGCCGGGGATGGGAGGCTCTCGGGGCGGTCAGCAGTCCCAGGTGTCGTCGACGACGTTGCTGAACTCGATCCATAACAGCTATCTCTCTTCCCAACCATACCAGCTCGATGCTGGGACAAGTCTTGTCGTCAACACGTGGCTCACGGCATCACAGCCGGGGCCCACCGGCCATGTCGGCGGCACGGTAGATGCCAATTTGATAACGCGGGCGTGGGAACATGCTCGCCGCCGTGCCGAGGACGGCTGCATCATTCTTGGGTAAGTAGTACTCTGCTGCCAAAAGTCTCTATGTCCGGCCTGCCAGGGAAGGAAGGGGTTGCTAACCGTTGCAAGCTCGCTGCACACATCCACACCTTCGCTGCTCCGACCGGCCCTCTCGTCACTGCCCGTACCCGTTCCCAGTTCGGTCTTCCAGTCGCTGCAGGCAATCGAGCCACTCCTCCGATGCGTAACACCCTATAACCCCTCGACGCCAAGGCAGGTCGCCCTCGGGGTGACGCTGACCCTCAACCTTGCCGGGAAGGTCGTGGGCGCTTCGGTGGCCTTGTCGCAGGGCGGCATTGACACCGAGAAGGGCTTGTTGCGCATCCCAGCCGAGCCCGGCCACCGCGCCTTTGACGCTTTCTATTACCTCCTCACTTCAGCGTCTACTCCGGCCGAGCGGGAGTTCCTCGGGCTCAAGGGCGCCTCCAGCTACAACCTCCTGGCCCGCTCAGGCACGTACGATCCGCCTTCGTACTTGCCCACCGCAGATGATGGTACCGCGGCCGACGATTTCCGGTCCGCCCTCAAGGAGATTGGCATCAAGGGCTCCGCACACCGCAACTTCATTTCCACTCTTGCCGGCCTGCTAAAGTTGGGCGACACGGTCGACTACCACGTGGACGAGGATGTCTTGGAGGAGGTCAGCGAGGATGTCAGCGGCCTCCTGGGCCTGGAACCCGAAGTTCTGTCGAAGAAGTGTACCACCGATGACCGTGCCACGCTCCTTGCAGGCATGTACGAAGCATTGGTGGACTGGGTCATCAGGAAGGCCAACGAGGCCATCGCGGCTCAGGTGGGCCGGATCAGGGATGGGGAAGAGTCGGCCGACGGCAGCCAGGGGGGCAGGACACCCAATTCGGCCGAGGACACTGGAGATACCGTTTGCCTCCACTTCCTCGAGATTCCCGACCCGAACCTGGGCAAGGCAGTTGCCATGCAGGGCGTCTTCGATGACAACCAGGGCATCAACTCGGAGATGAAACAGGATGGCCTCGAGGTCGCCCCCGCGAGCAGTTCCGTTCTGCGGGAGATGCAGAACGCTGTGGCTGAGGCCGGCCCCGAATTGGGCATCACGGTTGGGTCGCTCGGTAGGGACAGGCAGCACATGCTCGAAAAGCGGGAAGAGGTTCTCGAGAGGATTGCGCTCGCCGCCGAAGAGGATGGCTTTTTGAAGCAGCTGCTCATCCCCGTTCCCGCCGAGGGTATCACTCTGGGCCGCGGCGGTCGTATCGACCTATCTGCCCTCCTCAGCACCAGTCGGGCGTGGTACCACCTCTGTATACACCCGACCGACGAGTCGCCAGCCAGCCTGGCCGCCCTGCCGTCCGTCAATTCGGCATGGTCGGCCGGCACCGTGTCTAGGCAACTGCGGGCCTGGCGACTCCCCGAGTGGTCGAACCGGCGTAACAAGCAGCTCGACTACACGGTCGATTTCGACTTTGACGAGTTTGTCGCCCGCTACCGTATGCTGGGGTGCACGGACGGCCGCGACGGTATCGAGAGCTGGGTCCTCGAGCGCGGGTGGGCCAACGGCGATGTGGTGGTGGGCCGTGAGCGCGTCTGGATGCGGGAGCACGCCTGGTGGGAGGCCGAATGTGCGCTCGATATGAGCCCCGCCGGGGCCGAGAGACTCGGAAGCATGCCCAACATGATGCCGCCGACCAGTCTCGGTACCGGATACTCTGCTACCGGGAGCGGCTTTTTCCCACCGCAGCCGTTCCACGACGCTTCCTCCAACGGCAGCCGCGAGCAGCTCGTTCACCAGAGGAACCTGAGCCAGGCTACCCTGGGAGGAGGGCTCCGTCCCGCGATGGCCCCCTCGATCGCGCCCACCGGCATGACCGGCATGCGTAACACCAGCAATGGCGATTATGGTCTCGGTACCAAGGGCGATACCCACAGAGGCGATGTCTACTACAACGCCGACGGCCAGTTTGTCGGCCTTGACGCCGACCTCGCCGAGGGCAAAAAGATCACGGAGCAGCCCATCTCTACCTCCAGAAGGGCATGGGTTACCCTTGTCTGGATTCTTACCTTCTGGATCCCGTCGCCGCTCCTGAAGTACGTCGGGCGCATGAAGCGGCCTGATGTGCGCATGGCGTGGCGGGAGAAATTCGTTCTCTGCTTCATTATCGCCCTTCTCAACGGCATCCTCGTCTTCTGGATCATCTTATTCGGTAAACTGCTCTGTCCCGATTATGACAAGGCGTGGTCTCGCAACGAGGTCTCGCACCATCTGGGAGAGAACGACTTTTGGGTCAGCATCCACGGCAAGGTGTACGACATCTCGAAGTTCTGGAAAATAGATCATGGCACCCCGGCGTATCCGAGCTCGCGCGAATACATGGAGCCCCTGGCCGGCATGGATTTGAGCAACTACTTCATCGTGCCTCTCACCCTGGTTTGCCCCGGGCTGGTGACAGACCCCACGGTTCAGCTTACCCTCAACACCTCACTCGAGTATTCCATCGCTGATCACACCTCGGGCCACTACGCCAGGGACCCCACCGGCCCCCTGGGAAAGGTGGACTGGTATTCCAAGCGATTCCTCCCTCGCATGAAGCCGTACTTCACTGGCGAACTGGTCTGGGAGCCGAAGCAAATCAAGCAGGAGGGAGATGATTACCAACGACCGTGGTTCCTCTGGGAGAACAGGGTCTATGACCTGACCGACTACATGAAGACTCAGGAGGTCATGAGAAACAATGCTCGCACGGCTTTCCTCCACGACAAGATCGTCAGCGCTGTCAAAGAAAACCCGGGCCAGGATCTGACCGACACCTTCCGCGAGATCCTGGACAACGCGAACGCCACCGAGGCCGTCAAGATCAAGAACACGTTCAACTGCCTTAACAACCGATTCTACATTGGCATTACGGACTACCGCCAGTCGGCCAGGTGCCAGTTCAACAGGTGGATCCTCATCGCCTTCACCGCCGTCCTCTGTGCCGTGATTCTTATCAAGTTCGTCTCCGCCCTCCAGTTTGGCTCCAAGAGACGCCCGGCACCCCAGGACAAGTTTGTTATTTGCCAGGTGCCTGCGTACACCGAAGGCGAAGACTCGCTGCGGAAGGCGCTAGATTCGCTCACTGCTCTGCAGTACGACAACAAGCGCAAGTTGATCTGTGTCATTTGCGATGGtatcgtcgtcggcggcggaaACGACCGTCCCACCCCCAAGATTGTCCTGGATATCCTCGGCGTCGACCCCAAGGTCGACCCGCCCGCCTTGCCGTTCAAG
This genomic window from Thermothelomyces thermophilus ATCC 42464 chromosome 1, complete sequence contains:
- a CDS encoding glycosyltransferase family 2 protein (CAZy_ID 270128); the protein is MANRMSVYSMASEPGMGGSRGGQQSQVSSTTLLNSIHNSYLSSQPYQLDAGTSLVVNTWLTASQPGPTGHVGGTVDANLITRAWEHARRRAEDGCIILGKGLLTVASSLHTSTPSLLRPALSSLPVPVPSSVFQSLQAIEPLLRCVTPYNPSTPRQVALGVTLTLNLAGKVVGASVALSQGGIDTEKGLLRIPAEPGHRAFDAFYYLLTSASTPAEREFLGLKGASSYNLLARSGTYDPPSYLPTADDGTAADDFRSALKEIGIKGSAHRNFISTLAGLLKLGDTVDYHVDEDVLEEVSEDVSGLLGLEPEVLSKKCTTDDRATLLAGMYEALVDWVIRKANEAIAAQVGRIRDGEESADGSQGGRTPNSAEDTGDTVCLHFLEIPDPNLGKAVAMQGVFDDNQGINSEMKQDGLEVAPASSSVLREMQNAVAEAGPELGITVGSLGRDRQHMLEKREEVLERIALAAEEDGFLKQLLIPVPAEGITLGRGGRIDLSALLSTSRAWYHLCIHPTDESPASLAALPSVNSAWSAGTVSRQLRAWRLPEWSNRRNKQLDYTVDFDFDEFVARYRMLGCTDGRDGIESWVLERGWANGDVVVGRERVWMREHAWWEAECALDMSPAGAERLGSMPNMMPPTSLGTGYSATGSGFFPPQPFHDASSNGSREQLVHQRNLSQATLGGGLRPAMAPSIAPTGMTGMRNTSNGDYGLGTKGDTHRGDVYYNADGQFVGLDADLAEGKKITEQPISTSRRAWVTLVWILTFWIPSPLLKYVGRMKRPDVRMAWREKFVLCFIIALLNGILVFWIILFGKLLCPDYDKAWSRNEVSHHLGENDFWVSIHGKVYDISKFWKIDHGTPAYPSSREYMEPLAGMDLSNYFIVPLTLVCPGLVTDPTVQLTLNTSLEYSIADHTSGHYARDPTGPLGKVDWYSKRFLPRMKPYFTGELVWEPKQIKQEGDDYQRPWFLWENRVYDLTDYMKTQEVMRNNARTAFLHDKIVSAVKENPGQDLTDTFREILDNANATEAVKIKNTFNCLNNRFYIGITDYRQSARCQFNRWILIAFTAVLCAVILIKFVSALQFGSKRRPAPQDKFVICQVPAYTEGEDSLRKALDSLTALQYDNKRKLICVICDGIVVGGGNDRPTPKIVLDILGVDPKVDPPALPFKSVGMGSEQLNYGKVYSGLYEYEGNVVPYLVVVKVGKESEREKTKPGNRGKRDSQILLLSFLNRVHHRAPMNPLELEMFHHINNIIGVDPELYEYLLMVDADTCVREDSLNRLVAACAADAKIAGICGETSLQNEERSWWTMIQVYEYYISHHLAKAFESLFGSVTCLPGCFCMYRLRTADKGKPLIISDDIIREYSDCNVDTLHKKNLLSLGEDRYLTTLMTKYFPYMSYKFIPDAYCQTAAPEKWSVLLSQRRRWINSTIHNLVELMFLPEMCGFCFFSMRFIVFVDLIGTVMLPATCVYLGWLLYTVITRTGPFPLISIVMLAAVYGLQALIFILKRQWQHIGWMIIYILAFPVYFFILPIYSFWNQDNFTWGNTRIVIGESGKKQVVAVDDEGFDPRSIPLQRWDDYALANNLPGRRGGHSEKYGMDGAMGMYEENYEMDDMKSVYSSVRQPSVLNLPGRPGAGAYMPPTPGTPFTPGAMTRTSTLLGTTPYTDNPNPAHRQSMMSMGTMGGGIGRSHTPYADFPGGATNSRLSMASASPSRLGLHPDLSTGSFGGGGMGSAGGVVDDAAIIEAIQSVLREVDLDTVTKKQVRALVEQRLQTELTGERRTFMDRQIDNELANM